The genomic interval AGTGACCCTGGGCACGCTCACGACAGGGGGCGTATAGAAGCGAGTGTCTTGGGCAAGCGCCGGCAAGACGACCACGACTAGTAGCGCGGCCAGCAGGACCTTGCGCATCGCGCACCTCCGGATCAGGTGAACGGTGAAAACCACACAGACGCGACCACGTTGCGCCCCGCCGTTCACGGCTCTGTGTCATTCTCCTCCGCGGTTGCGTCTTCCTTCTTCAAGGACAGCGCCCGTTGGTAGGCCTCCCGGTGTGACGCCCACCCCAGGTCCGACAGCACCCCTGCGATGTCCCGGGGCCTCAGCCCCGCCTGCAACAGCCGTCGCACCGTCGGCGTCAGCTCCCGCTCCCCCGCCGCGGCCGCCGGCTCTTCCCCGCCCTCGATGACGAGCACGAACTCGCCCCGGGGCTCGCGCGCGGCGAACACGCCTGCCAGTTCGGACGCGGTCCCCCGCAGCAGCTCCTCGTACTGCTTGGTCAACTCCCGGGCGACGAGCACCGGTCGGTCGCCGAACACCTCTGCCGCCGCCTGCAGCGTCTCCACCACGCGGTGCGGGGCCTCGTACAGGACGACCGTGAGGCCGGTAGCTCTGAGGTGCTGCAGGAAGGCCAGGCGCTCCCCGGCCTTGCGGGGCGGGAAGCCGCCGAAGACGAAGCGGTCGGCGACCATACCCGAGACGCTCAGAGCCGTGACAAGGGCGCAGGGGCCCGGCACGGGCACGACTGACGCGCCGGCTGCAGCCGCGGCGCTGACCAGCTCGCGGCCCGGATCGGCGATGCCGGGGGTACCGCCGTCGGAGACATAGGCGATGTCCAGCCCCTCCTGCAGGCGCCGGATCAGCCGCTCCTGTTTGCGCGCGTCGCTATCGCCGTGAAAGCTCTCGAGGGGCTTGTGGAGGTCGAGGTGGGACAGCAGCTTCTGGGCC from bacterium carries:
- the rsmI gene encoding 16S rRNA (cytidine(1402)-2'-O)-methyltransferase, which gives rise to MDAQRQCGTLYLVTTPIGNLQDLSDRVRAVLGAADLVVAEDTRRAQKLLSHLDLHKPLESFHGDSDARKQERLIRRLQEGLDIAYVSDGGTPGIADPGRELVSAAAAAGASVVPVPGPCALVTALSVSGMVADRFVFGGFPPRKAGERLAFLQHLRATGLTVVLYEAPHRVVETLQAAAEVFGDRPVLVARELTKQYEELLRGTASELAGVFAAREPRGEFVLVIEGGEEPAAAAGERELTPTVRRLLQAGLRPRDIAGVLSDLGWASHREAYQRALSLKKEDATAEENDTEP